Proteins from a genomic interval of Gordonia sp. SL306:
- a CDS encoding acyl-CoA dehydrogenase family protein, producing MKRTVFESEHEQLRATAREFLARECAPHVEKWEANGQIDREVYKKAGDAGLLGFNIPEEFGGGGTDDFRFNAVVVEEFARFGGAAPGLSLQNDVLVPYFLNLADDEQRKRWMPGIATGETILAVAMTEPGAGSDLAGIKTSATLDGDHYILNGNKTFISAGINSDLVVVVCRTNPDPAAGHKAFSLLVVERGMEGFERGRKLDKMGLKAQDTAELHFNDVRVPVENLLGEEGRGFYHLMANLPSERLSIGLGAIAGARAVFDETLQYVKDRKAFGQPIGSFQHNRFTLAEMSTELDIAEQYIDRCLRAVVDGELTAVDAAKNKWWCTELAKKVIDQCLQLHGGYGYMNEYRVARAYTDSRIQTIFGGTTEIMKDLIGRDMGL from the coding sequence ATGAAACGCACCGTCTTCGAGTCCGAGCACGAGCAGTTGCGCGCCACCGCCCGCGAGTTCCTGGCCCGTGAGTGCGCCCCCCACGTGGAGAAGTGGGAGGCCAACGGACAGATCGATCGTGAGGTCTACAAGAAGGCGGGCGACGCCGGGCTGCTCGGCTTCAACATTCCGGAGGAGTTCGGCGGCGGCGGCACCGACGACTTCCGGTTCAATGCTGTGGTGGTCGAGGAGTTCGCCCGCTTCGGCGGTGCCGCACCCGGATTGAGCCTGCAGAACGATGTCCTCGTCCCGTACTTCCTCAACCTGGCCGACGACGAGCAGCGGAAGCGGTGGATGCCCGGGATCGCCACCGGCGAAACGATTCTCGCGGTCGCGATGACCGAGCCCGGCGCGGGCAGCGACCTCGCAGGCATCAAGACCTCGGCCACACTCGACGGCGACCACTACATCCTCAACGGCAACAAGACCTTCATCTCGGCGGGCATCAACTCGGATCTCGTCGTCGTGGTCTGCCGGACGAATCCCGATCCCGCCGCAGGCCACAAGGCCTTCTCGCTGCTCGTCGTCGAGCGCGGCATGGAAGGCTTCGAGCGCGGACGCAAGCTCGACAAGATGGGCCTCAAGGCCCAGGACACGGCCGAACTGCACTTCAACGATGTGCGCGTGCCCGTCGAGAACCTCCTGGGCGAAGAGGGCCGGGGCTTCTATCATCTGATGGCAAATCTGCCGTCGGAGCGACTCTCCATCGGCCTCGGCGCGATCGCCGGCGCCCGCGCAGTCTTCGACGAGACTCTCCAATACGTCAAGGACCGCAAGGCTTTCGGGCAACCGATCGGCAGCTTCCAGCACAATCGGTTCACCCTGGCCGAGATGTCCACCGAGCTCGACATCGCCGAGCAGTACATCGACCGCTGCCTGCGCGCAGTGGTCGACGGCGAGCTGACCGCCGTGGATGCCGCCAAGAACAAGTGGTGGTGCACCGAGCTGGCCAAGAAGGTCATCGACCAGTGTCTGCAGTTGCACGGCGGCTACGGCTACATGAACGAGTACCGGGTTGCCCGCGCCTACACCGACTCCCGCATCCAGACCATCTTCGGTGGGACGACGGAGATCATGAAGGACCTCATCGGCCGCGACATGGGTCTGTAG
- a CDS encoding TetR/AcrR family transcriptional regulator, translated as MPRSSNVSETSAAAEVTTGDWRQIEPIALPGTLAAAKDAFHDRGFHGTSIRDIAARAGVSLPTLYYHHENKQGILVALLEAGMSSVLGRVRAAIGDAGTPPEQLSNAVEAIVLHMTADLELASVARELRYLDHDNPHRQHYVGMRTEVEDLLEDILRRGIDSGDFQIEGDVKESLRYLLGACQEVTTWYHPSGTRSPAEVAGSYAATSLRAVGARPTAHH; from the coding sequence ATGCCACGATCATCGAACGTGTCTGAGACCTCGGCCGCGGCCGAGGTGACCACTGGGGATTGGCGCCAGATCGAGCCCATCGCGCTCCCGGGCACGCTCGCCGCGGCGAAGGACGCCTTCCACGATCGTGGCTTCCACGGCACCTCGATCCGCGACATCGCGGCTCGAGCCGGGGTCTCGCTGCCGACTCTCTATTACCACCACGAGAACAAGCAGGGCATCCTGGTCGCGCTCCTCGAAGCGGGTATGAGTTCGGTACTCGGTCGGGTCCGCGCGGCGATCGGCGACGCCGGCACGCCGCCCGAACAACTGTCGAATGCGGTCGAGGCCATCGTCCTGCACATGACGGCTGACCTCGAACTGGCAAGTGTTGCTCGCGAACTCAGGTATCTCGACCACGACAATCCCCACCGGCAGCACTACGTCGGGATGCGCACCGAGGTGGAGGATCTCCTCGAGGACATCCTGCGACGCGGCATCGACTCGGGCGACTTCCAGATCGAGGGAGATGTCAAGGAGTCGCTGCGCTATCTGCTCGGTGCCTGCCAGGAGGTCACCACCTGGTACCACCCGTCCGGCACCCGATCACCCGCGGAGGTGGCGGGCTCCTACGCCGCGACCTCGTTGCGCGCCGTCGGCGCCCGGCCGACCGCGCACCACTGA
- a CDS encoding thiolase family protein, which translates to MPEAVIVDVVRLASGKGKPGGALSETQPVELLAHVLRTLVERNDIDPALVDDVIGGCVGQAGEQALNISRTALLSAGFPESVPATTVDRQCGSSQQAAHFAAQGVIAGAYDVVIAAGVESMSRVPMGFTVAGQNPYGPSIAARYPDGLVGQGISAELVAAKWKFDRDALDAFAAESHRRAAQAAADGFFDREIIPIDVANADGEKSTHTVDETVRASTTAEKLSGLKASFYSEEYAQRFPEINWHITPGNSSPLTDGASAALIMSDTMASKLGLTPRARFHSFSLAGDDPVFMLTAPIPATRKILERSGLSIDDLDAYEVNEAFASVPLAWAQEFGADPDKLNARGGAIALGHALGSSGTRLLSTLVNHLEATGGRYGLQTMCEGAGMANATIIERV; encoded by the coding sequence ATGCCTGAAGCCGTCATCGTCGACGTAGTCCGCCTCGCCTCCGGAAAAGGCAAGCCGGGAGGCGCACTCTCCGAGACCCAGCCGGTGGAACTGCTCGCCCACGTCCTCCGCACCCTGGTCGAGCGCAACGACATCGACCCGGCACTCGTCGACGACGTCATCGGCGGCTGCGTCGGACAGGCCGGTGAGCAGGCCCTCAACATCTCCCGGACCGCACTGCTGTCGGCGGGCTTCCCGGAGTCGGTCCCCGCCACCACCGTCGACCGTCAGTGCGGCTCCAGCCAGCAGGCCGCCCACTTCGCCGCCCAGGGCGTCATCGCCGGCGCCTACGACGTGGTGATCGCGGCGGGCGTGGAGTCGATGAGCCGGGTGCCGATGGGATTCACTGTCGCCGGCCAGAACCCGTACGGCCCCAGCATCGCCGCCCGCTACCCCGACGGCCTGGTCGGACAGGGCATCTCCGCCGAACTCGTCGCCGCGAAATGGAAGTTCGATCGCGACGCCCTCGACGCCTTCGCCGCCGAGTCGCACCGCCGTGCCGCACAGGCCGCCGCCGACGGCTTTTTCGACCGGGAGATCATCCCCATCGACGTCGCGAACGCCGACGGCGAGAAGTCCACCCACACCGTCGACGAGACCGTTCGCGCGTCCACCACTGCCGAGAAACTGTCCGGACTCAAGGCGTCCTTCTACTCGGAGGAGTATGCGCAGCGGTTCCCGGAGATCAACTGGCACATCACGCCGGGCAACTCGTCACCGCTCACCGACGGCGCATCCGCCGCGCTCATCATGAGTGACACGATGGCGTCCAAGCTCGGTCTCACCCCGCGGGCCCGGTTCCACTCGTTCTCCCTCGCGGGCGACGACCCGGTCTTCATGCTCACCGCGCCCATCCCGGCAACCCGGAAGATCCTCGAACGGTCCGGCCTGTCCATCGACGACCTCGACGCCTACGAGGTCAACGAGGCGTTCGCGTCGGTACCGCTCGCGTGGGCGCAGGAGTTCGGTGCCGACCCGGACAAGCTGAACGCGCGTGGCGGGGCGATCGCCCTCGGACATGCACTCGGATCGTCGGGCACCCGCCTGCTCAGCACCCTGGTCAATCACCTCGAGGCGACCGGCGGCCGCTACGGACTGCAGACGATGTGTGAAGGTGCAGGCATGGCGAATGCCACGATCATCGAACGTGTCTGA
- a CDS encoding putative quinol monooxygenase produces the protein MSPVIVVATISPKPGEEAAVKDAVLAAIPKVHAEPGCVKYSLNEATGDSTDLVMIEKWESMDALATHGGAPALTELGAAIGNLLAGPLDVKTFTAVPAGDADRGAI, from the coding sequence ATGTCGCCAGTGATCGTCGTCGCCACCATCTCCCCCAAACCCGGTGAGGAGGCCGCCGTCAAGGATGCCGTTCTCGCCGCTATCCCGAAGGTCCACGCGGAACCCGGGTGCGTGAAGTACTCGCTGAACGAGGCCACCGGCGACTCGACCGACCTGGTCATGATCGAGAAGTGGGAGTCGATGGACGCCCTCGCCACCCACGGCGGTGCGCCCGCCCTCACCGAACTCGGTGCCGCCATCGGCAACCTGCTCGCCGGCCCGCTCGACGTGAAGACATTCACGGCGGTACCGGCCGGGGACGCGGACCGCGGCGCGATCTAG
- a CDS encoding TetR/AcrR family transcriptional regulator: MTTRAGVSGRRTNRRGVATRQAMLDAALRSLASGGPGSVSANRIAKDIGATWGTVKYQFGDVDGLWAAVLRRSAERRGELPYRENNTAPLHQRVAEIIDMLFVGLTTSVDARAIENLRAALPRDHAELERLYPNTAAELASWKESWARSCQKAFADLDVDPVRVREVAAFIPGSMRGMVSEAQLGTYSDLDEARRGLTNAIVAYLEQPRTD; encoded by the coding sequence ATGACCACCCGAGCGGGCGTCAGCGGCCGACGGACCAACCGCCGCGGCGTCGCCACCCGTCAGGCAATGCTCGACGCCGCACTGAGATCGCTGGCGTCGGGCGGCCCCGGATCGGTGTCCGCCAATCGCATCGCGAAAGACATCGGCGCCACCTGGGGCACCGTCAAATACCAGTTCGGCGATGTCGACGGACTGTGGGCGGCCGTCCTGCGACGCAGCGCGGAACGACGAGGCGAGCTGCCGTATCGCGAGAACAACACGGCGCCGCTGCACCAACGTGTCGCGGAGATCATCGATATGCTGTTCGTCGGTCTGACGACATCGGTCGACGCCCGCGCCATCGAGAATCTGCGGGCGGCGCTGCCCCGCGACCACGCCGAGCTCGAGCGCCTCTACCCGAACACCGCCGCCGAGCTCGCCTCCTGGAAGGAGAGCTGGGCGCGGTCCTGCCAGAAGGCGTTTGCAGACCTCGACGTCGACCCGGTCCGGGTCCGCGAGGTTGCCGCGTTCATCCCCGGCTCGATGCGGGGCATGGTCTCCGAAGCGCAGCTAGGCACGTACTCGGATCTCGACGAGGCCCGTCGGGGTCTCACCAATGCGATCGTCGCGTACCTCGAACAGCCACGGACGGACTGA
- a CDS encoding Rieske 2Fe-2S domain-containing protein, protein MAKPPLSMEPTGWFQVAWSAEITERDVRTMKYFGREMVAWRSASGVVSVFDAYCEHLGAHLGFGGHVEGENLVCPFHGWEWNGDGRNVCIPYENRPNKGRRIRSYPVVERNEAVWIWYDVDGGAPYFEVPDIFADFGDGRTAADYYPPVPDATLFREGLEMHPQYVMENGVDFAHFKFVHKTPFMPEFTRHDFSGPVSYVDFTIAFDEGATLENATSGVESINAGLGCSVTKSWGMVDNRTMPAVTPVDEYTSDIRFTVWIGRKPGEDDGPMTKYGKTMADFVIEQFAADIHIWSHQRYSDPPALSRKEYQGFTALREWAEQFYPDGGPAGLDPARPESGAVLAAASSRQEGMTR, encoded by the coding sequence ATGGCGAAACCGCCCCTGTCCATGGAGCCGACAGGCTGGTTCCAGGTTGCGTGGTCGGCGGAGATCACCGAACGCGACGTGCGCACGATGAAGTACTTCGGCAGGGAGATGGTCGCCTGGCGGTCCGCGTCCGGTGTGGTGTCGGTGTTCGACGCCTATTGCGAACACCTCGGTGCACACCTCGGCTTCGGCGGGCACGTCGAAGGCGAGAACCTCGTGTGCCCGTTCCATGGGTGGGAATGGAACGGCGACGGCCGCAATGTGTGCATCCCGTACGAGAACCGCCCCAACAAGGGCAGGCGGATCCGCAGTTATCCGGTCGTCGAACGGAACGAGGCGGTGTGGATCTGGTACGACGTCGACGGCGGCGCACCGTACTTCGAGGTGCCGGACATCTTCGCGGATTTCGGCGACGGGCGGACGGCGGCCGATTACTACCCACCGGTGCCGGACGCGACATTGTTTCGCGAGGGGCTCGAGATGCATCCGCAGTACGTGATGGAGAACGGGGTCGACTTCGCGCACTTCAAGTTCGTACACAAGACGCCGTTCATGCCGGAGTTCACCCGCCACGACTTCTCCGGACCGGTGTCCTATGTCGACTTCACCATCGCGTTCGACGAAGGTGCGACGCTCGAGAACGCCACCAGCGGAGTCGAATCGATCAACGCGGGCCTCGGCTGCTCGGTCACCAAGAGCTGGGGGATGGTCGACAACCGCACCATGCCGGCGGTGACGCCGGTCGACGAATACACCTCGGACATCAGGTTCACCGTGTGGATCGGCCGCAAGCCGGGCGAGGACGACGGGCCGATGACCAAGTACGGCAAGACGATGGCCGACTTCGTCATCGAGCAGTTCGCGGCCGACATCCACATCTGGTCGCACCAGCGTTACTCGGACCCGCCGGCGTTGTCGCGCAAGGAATACCAAGGTTTCACTGCGCTGCGTGAGTGGGCCGAGCAGTTCTACCCCGACGGCGGACCCGCCGGTCTCGATCCCGCACGGCCCGAGAGTGGCGCTGTTCTCGCGGCGGCTTCATCACGACAGGAAGGCATGACCAGATGA
- a CDS encoding dihydrodipicolinate reductase yields MSTPDKIRVFQVATGNLGTEMIGRIQNHPDLELVGLHCYTADKIGRDAGEIVGLDPVGVIATGSVDEIIAAKPDVLTFHGVFPDEDLYVRVLEAGIDIVTTADWITGFHRNTNHPHPSGRKTTEILEEACQKGGSTFYGTGMNPGACQVLGIVGSMDVADIENVTVTESVDVSCHHSVDTWKAVGYGRPVDDPTIPDSLRKYTEVFADSVYLMADCFDLELDEVTFSYELGACTKDIDLGWYSLPQGSLGGSYIKYQGMVDGVARVESHLEWQMTPYTDPSWDIKGCYITQVTGDPSIYSKHMIFPKAGVDLSDPSSFASIGMTVTGLPALNSIRSVVAARPGILTSADMPLRGFAGRFKL; encoded by the coding sequence ATGAGTACTCCCGACAAGATCCGCGTGTTCCAGGTGGCCACCGGAAATCTGGGCACCGAGATGATCGGGCGCATCCAGAACCATCCCGACCTGGAGCTGGTCGGATTGCATTGCTACACAGCGGACAAGATCGGTCGTGACGCCGGCGAGATCGTCGGACTCGACCCGGTTGGGGTGATCGCGACGGGGTCCGTCGACGAGATCATCGCCGCGAAGCCCGATGTGCTGACCTTCCACGGCGTCTTTCCCGACGAGGACCTCTATGTCCGGGTGCTCGAGGCCGGCATCGACATCGTCACCACGGCGGACTGGATCACCGGCTTCCATCGCAATACCAACCATCCGCATCCGAGTGGCCGCAAGACCACCGAGATCCTCGAAGAGGCTTGTCAGAAGGGCGGTTCCACGTTCTACGGGACCGGCATGAATCCGGGTGCCTGCCAGGTGCTGGGCATCGTCGGCTCGATGGACGTCGCCGACATCGAGAACGTCACGGTCACCGAGTCGGTCGACGTCTCGTGCCACCACTCGGTCGACACGTGGAAGGCGGTCGGATACGGACGCCCGGTGGACGATCCCACGATCCCGGACTCGCTGCGTAAGTACACCGAGGTCTTCGCTGATTCGGTGTACCTGATGGCCGACTGCTTCGACCTCGAACTCGACGAGGTGACCTTCAGCTATGAACTCGGGGCGTGTACCAAGGACATCGATCTCGGGTGGTACAGCCTGCCGCAGGGATCGCTCGGCGGTAGCTACATCAAGTACCAGGGCATGGTCGACGGCGTGGCGCGGGTCGAGTCGCACCTGGAATGGCAGATGACTCCCTACACCGATCCGTCGTGGGACATCAAGGGCTGCTACATCACCCAGGTCACCGGCGATCCGTCGATCTACAGCAAGCACATGATCTTCCCGAAAGCAGGTGTCGACCTGTCCGATCCGTCGTCGTTCGCGTCGATCGGCATGACGGTGACCGGTCTGCCCGCGCTGAACTCCATCAGATCCGTCGTGGCGGCACGACCGGGAATCCTCACCAGCGCGGATATGCCGCTGCGGGGATTCGCGGGACGGTTCAAACTCTGA
- a CDS encoding PPOX class F420-dependent oxidoreductase yields the protein MARTVATSDSVDRSALLDFIRPRHRMVLNTVRSDGTPQMSPVSGGVDDEGRIVISTYPGRAKAANVRHTPVVSVCVLSDEWNGAWVQVDGDAEVLDMPEAEDALVDYFRSISGEHPDWDEYRAAMRLQGKSLIRVTPTRWGPVATGGFPADVATRLDEQDG from the coding sequence ATGGCCAGAACCGTTGCGACGTCTGATTCCGTCGACCGCTCCGCTCTCCTCGACTTCATCCGCCCGCGACATCGGATGGTGCTGAACACCGTCCGCAGCGACGGCACACCTCAGATGTCGCCGGTGTCCGGTGGCGTCGACGACGAGGGCCGGATCGTGATCTCCACATACCCGGGACGGGCCAAGGCGGCCAACGTCCGGCACACCCCGGTGGTGAGTGTGTGCGTGCTGTCGGATGAGTGGAACGGCGCGTGGGTGCAGGTCGACGGCGATGCCGAGGTGCTCGACATGCCCGAGGCCGAGGACGCCCTCGTCGACTACTTCCGCAGCATCTCCGGTGAGCATCCCGACTGGGACGAGTACCGTGCCGCGATGCGGTTGCAGGGCAAGTCGTTGATCCGGGTCACGCCGACCCGATGGGGGCCGGTGGCAACCGGCGGGTTCCCGGCCGACGTCGCGACCAGACTCGACGAGCAGGACGGGTGA
- a CDS encoding type 1 glutamine amidotransferase domain-containing protein: MPEELSGITVAFLVAPEGTEQVELTEPWKTVQATGGTPKLVSTASGTIQAFDHLDKADTFPVDATTDTTKADEYDALVLPGGVANPDFLRTVDSAVAFIKSFFDAGRPVAAICHAPWTLIEADVVRGRTLTSYPSVRTDLTNAGGTWVDEEVVVDRSGPNTLITSRRPDDLPAFNASLVTEFAKART; this comes from the coding sequence ATGCCCGAAGAACTCAGCGGAATCACCGTCGCCTTCCTGGTGGCACCCGAAGGCACCGAACAGGTGGAACTCACCGAGCCGTGGAAGACCGTCCAGGCAACCGGTGGAACACCGAAACTTGTCTCGACGGCGAGCGGAACCATCCAGGCGTTCGATCACCTCGACAAGGCCGACACCTTTCCGGTCGATGCGACGACCGACACCACCAAGGCCGACGAGTACGACGCGCTCGTCCTGCCCGGCGGAGTGGCCAACCCCGACTTCCTGCGCACCGTCGACAGCGCGGTGGCATTCATCAAGAGCTTCTTCGACGCCGGCAGACCCGTCGCCGCAATCTGCCACGCGCCGTGGACGCTGATCGAGGCCGACGTCGTCCGCGGCCGGACCCTCACGTCCTACCCGAGCGTGCGCACCGACCTCACCAATGCCGGCGGCACCTGGGTCGACGAGGAGGTCGTGGTGGACAGGTCAGGTCCGAACACGCTGATCACCAGCCGCAGGCCCGACGACCTGCCCGCCTTCAATGCCTCGTTGGTGACCGAGTTCGCGAAGGCGCGCACGTGA
- a CDS encoding PucR family transcriptional regulator, whose amino-acid sequence MTVGTSDWPRPSERIRELLRRGAETALNPPDEWIEEMHAAALGGVRMTTVADDPVLAEGARRTNLANMLHWAAANIHEPGRRVSVNLTDDILDTARDLVRRGLGESSLDSFRTAQTVAWRRWMDICFGLTDDPAELRELLELSSLSISTFIDDTVAAMSARMEVERADLTRGTHAERRATVALLLEGAPIPASRAQTQLGYRLSGPHIAAVIWSDAGSGAAHDLEAVADAVTKATDHRERLTVVASAAALWIWLPTNSVPTIRTISDHPRVRVAFGRPGHDLDGFRRSHFQALATQRLVAQLASPQQVARHEDVRLVALLTTDPTTTEEFLTDTLGDLAVAEGDVIETVRTWIAEQCNTSRTAERLYAHRNTVIRRLARADELLPRPIGENLVDVAAALEILRWRPNDR is encoded by the coding sequence ATGACAGTCGGTACGTCGGACTGGCCGAGACCGTCGGAACGGATTCGAGAGCTGTTGAGGCGGGGCGCCGAGACCGCCCTGAACCCACCCGACGAGTGGATCGAGGAGATGCACGCGGCCGCGCTGGGCGGGGTCCGGATGACGACGGTCGCCGACGACCCGGTACTCGCCGAAGGCGCACGCCGCACCAACCTCGCCAACATGCTGCACTGGGCGGCCGCGAACATCCACGAACCCGGCCGCCGGGTCTCGGTCAACCTCACCGACGACATCCTCGACACCGCGCGCGACCTGGTACGACGTGGGTTGGGTGAATCCTCGCTGGACTCCTTTCGGACGGCCCAGACAGTGGCGTGGCGCCGCTGGATGGACATCTGTTTCGGCCTCACCGACGATCCGGCCGAGCTCCGCGAACTGCTCGAACTGTCGTCGTTGTCGATCTCGACGTTCATCGACGACACCGTCGCGGCGATGTCGGCGCGGATGGAGGTGGAGCGGGCGGATCTGACCCGTGGGACCCACGCCGAACGTCGGGCGACGGTCGCATTGCTCCTCGAGGGCGCACCGATCCCGGCGAGCCGCGCGCAGACACAGCTGGGTTACCGGCTCAGCGGTCCGCACATCGCGGCGGTGATCTGGAGCGATGCGGGCAGCGGCGCCGCCCATGATCTCGAGGCCGTCGCGGATGCGGTGACCAAGGCGACCGATCACCGGGAGCGACTCACCGTTGTCGCGAGCGCCGCGGCCCTGTGGATCTGGTTGCCGACGAACTCCGTGCCGACGATCCGGACGATCTCCGATCACCCCCGGGTCCGTGTCGCTTTCGGACGACCCGGACATGACCTAGACGGATTCCGCCGCAGTCATTTCCAGGCACTGGCGACGCAACGCCTCGTCGCGCAGCTGGCCTCCCCACAGCAGGTCGCCCGTCACGAAGATGTCCGGCTGGTCGCCTTGCTGACCACCGACCCGACCACCACCGAGGAGTTCCTCACCGACACCCTCGGCGATCTCGCCGTCGCCGAGGGCGACGTGATCGAGACGGTGCGCACCTGGATTGCCGAGCAGTGCAACACCTCTCGCACCGCCGAGCGGCTGTATGCCCACCGCAACACCGTCATCCGACGTCTGGCCAGAGCCGACGAGCTCCTCCCCCGACCGATCGGCGAGAATCTCGTCGACGTGGCCGCTGCCCTGGAGATCCTGCGCTGGCGCCCGAACGACCGCTGA
- a CDS encoding flavin-containing monooxygenase — translation MTTSTTTESIDVLIVGAGISGIGAARYLTTEHPARSFAIVEARAAAGGTWDLFRYPGIRSDSDLHTFGYEFKPWTDKQAIADAPRILDYLHETIDENGLTEHIRYQHRVVSAAWSSDDARWLVEIDRGDTGERTRISAGWIFCGSGYYDYDEGFTPEFQGRERFQGQIVHPQHWPEDLDYAGKRVVVIGSGATAVTLLPAMADEAEHVTMLQRTPTYIIPLPREDAIANALKKVLGDKRGYALTRQKNVAQQRLLFELCQRFPSVARRMIRKINASQLPEGYPVDTHFNPPYNPWDQRLCVVPDSDLFRTIRKGKASIVTDRIATFTETGVLLESGEELEADIVVTATGLNIKIIGGIDLSVDGRPVSLPDTVVYRGMMLSGVPNFALAIGYTNASWTLKIGLLCEYFCQLLTYLDRHGYDSVWAVADPAMPTRPLLDFGAGYVQRALATLPKQGPEAPWVMSMSYYADRRLLRGDVEDEHLHFSGAHDRAGKSVGV, via the coding sequence GTGACCACTTCGACCACCACCGAGAGCATCGACGTCCTGATCGTCGGTGCCGGGATCTCGGGTATCGGCGCGGCCCGATATCTGACCACCGAGCACCCGGCGAGGTCGTTCGCGATCGTCGAGGCGCGCGCCGCAGCCGGCGGTACTTGGGACCTGTTCCGCTATCCCGGCATCCGGTCGGATTCGGATCTGCACACGTTCGGCTACGAGTTCAAGCCGTGGACGGACAAGCAGGCGATCGCCGATGCCCCACGCATCCTCGACTACCTCCACGAGACCATCGACGAGAACGGCCTCACCGAGCACATCCGGTATCAGCATCGGGTCGTGTCGGCTGCGTGGTCGTCCGACGACGCGCGATGGCTCGTCGAGATCGATCGTGGGGACACCGGTGAACGGACCAGGATCAGTGCCGGCTGGATCTTCTGCGGCTCGGGCTATTACGACTACGACGAGGGTTTCACCCCGGAATTCCAAGGGCGCGAGCGGTTTCAGGGCCAGATCGTGCACCCGCAGCACTGGCCGGAGGACCTCGACTACGCGGGCAAGCGCGTCGTGGTGATCGGCAGTGGCGCGACCGCGGTGACCTTGCTGCCGGCGATGGCCGACGAAGCCGAACACGTCACGATGTTGCAGCGGACACCGACCTACATCATCCCGCTGCCCCGTGAGGACGCCATCGCCAACGCCCTCAAGAAGGTCCTCGGCGACAAGCGCGGATACGCGCTGACCCGGCAGAAGAATGTCGCGCAGCAGCGCCTGCTCTTCGAGCTGTGTCAACGGTTCCCGTCCGTCGCACGCCGGATGATCCGCAAGATCAATGCATCCCAGCTGCCCGAGGGCTATCCGGTGGACACGCATTTCAATCCGCCGTACAACCCGTGGGACCAGCGACTGTGCGTGGTGCCGGATTCTGACCTGTTCCGCACGATCCGCAAGGGCAAGGCGTCGATCGTCACCGACCGGATCGCGACGTTCACCGAGACAGGTGTGCTGCTCGAGAGCGGTGAGGAACTCGAGGCCGACATCGTCGTCACCGCCACCGGCCTCAACATCAAGATCATCGGCGGCATCGACCTCTCCGTCGACGGCAGGCCGGTCTCGTTGCCCGACACGGTGGTCTACCGCGGCATGATGCTCTCGGGGGTCCCCAATTTCGCGCTCGCCATCGGCTATACGAACGCGTCGTGGACGCTCAAGATCGGGTTGCTGTGTGAGTACTTCTGCCAGCTCCTCACCTACCTGGACCGCCACGGATACGACAGTGTCTGGGCCGTCGCCGACCCGGCGATGCCGACCCGACCGCTCCTCGATTTCGGCGCGGGTTATGTGCAGCGCGCGCTGGCGACGCTGCCCAAACAGGGGCCGGAGGCGCCGTGGGTGATGTCGATGAGCTATTACGCCGATCGGCGGTTGCTGCGCGGCGACGTCGAGGACGAACACCTGCACTTCTCCGGTGCACATGATCGGGCGGGTAAGTCCGTCGGCGTGTGA